Genomic DNA from Prunus persica cultivar Lovell chromosome G1, Prunus_persica_NCBIv2, whole genome shotgun sequence:
CTAATTACTTCTAGAGTAGTACATTTCATCGAAATTTCCATATAACTTATCTCGATATCGATGTTTTTTGTAGATGTTTCTGCTGACATTGAGTATGTGTTAGGTGCCGACATCTTGGTCAAGTACCTTGGAGAAGATGGAGACAATGCCCCAGTTTCTGGAGCTGCAGCCATTTCCAATCCATGGGACTTTCTCATTGGTGACAGATTCATTCGCCGTACCCTGCTGCAGAAGTTTTATGACAAAGCTCTAACACTTGGCCTTTAATGATACTCACAGCTACACCAGCATTGCTATTCCCGGCTTGTGAATTGGGATGGGAAGATGCGTTGCATTCGGCATTACCATGCTACCTGTGATGTAGGCAAGTTTGAGACTGTGGACACGTTTCATAGGCGCACAAGCAGCTCCATTTATGTGTGCAATCTGTGTGTGCCTCTGCTTTGTATCAGTGCCTTGGATGATCCAATCTGCACCAGAGAAGCCATTCCTTCGGGTGAATGTAGAGAAAATATGATGTTGTTTTGACCACCACAAAGGATGGGAGTCACTTAGCTTTCTTTGAAGGAATTTCTGCATCTCGGATCTGGTGGGTGGGACCCTGGATGAGTTTTTTAAGGTTCTGCATTGTGACCAATATATGCATGTAcataagaagatgaagacTTCTTCTGGCTCAGAGTTTCCATTAGGCTCTACAATTGATCAGGATAAGAAACTGGTTTTATTGGGCAAGGTTGTTGCAGCTGTTGCATTGGCCAAAGTAGTTGCCAAGAAACTTGGCTTTGTGGCCTGATatgttaaaattataaataaatatgttacTGATCCATTCGACTGAGTGCCGGTCAAGTAAACAAGCAAAATTTGATGTAACTTGTAATTTTTCTGAAATGTATGTTCTAAATATTTTGGATGCAGAAAGAATTCTGAGTCTGTATGGTTGTATagctgttttttttccctctgaAATCATTCAATCAAACAGCCAAGCTACTCTTGCATATTCAAGATGCTAAACCTTATCAGTAGGGCCTGGCTGTTCCTTAGTATATAATTCATAATTGTCTATTCTCACCCTAAAGTATTTTTGCTATACAATTGCTGATGTGATCAAGTTTAAGTTTTGGATATTACTTGCCTCCTTCCTTGTAAAGGGATATTCTCCCGTATTGGGAATCACAGTTCGACGCATATtcattaaaaacacaaaaatataaacttttgtACATATTACGCTGCTATTGGCAAGAATGTTCCTACTTACATAATAAGGGGGGAAGTATTCCCTTAAGTTTTTTCTTCCAGAAAAACACAGAGCTATGTAGCAGAaagcaacaaaagaaaaactatataTGCCAAGTTTCCTCCAAGGAAACAACTTGGACTAAAAATGAATGATTggtattttagatttcatgGATGGGTTAAAAGACTTGGAGCCACAAAGCGACCCCCAAGCCAATAAGTTTGACACCCCAATGCAAGTTGCGCGATGTCTCCTTTTGACCACGAAGTCCCCTCTATGGCCATACACGCGCCATACGcgcttgaaaaaaaaaaattgaaaaaaagtcTCCTTGACCAAAACCAGATAGTTGACCACGTGTTAAATGCTTTTTAActggagaaaagaaaacgcAGTTCCAGAAGTGGAGCCTTATATATTAACTGCcacaattgaaatttgaagttcCCGGCACAAACACGGAgacggagagagagaagaaaagaagatgaacaTGGACCAATATATCCTTGAAGCACTGGAAGGTGAGTTTTTGTTGCATGAGAGTCTTCCAGTACTAAACCAAAGAGCTTTTGTGCCCTACACAAGCAGACCCATCACTGAAAAGGGGCTTGATAAGCCTCCTAACTCCATGAACATGAACAAGAGGATGGTACAGTTCCTGAGGAAAAGTTGGGCACCTGCAACTGCCCGAATCGTAACCGGAGACGACTGCAAAGAACGCGGTTTTCGGCACATGCTCAACGAGCGCATGAGGAGggagaagcagaagcagagcTACATGGCCTTGCATTCCATGCTGCCAACTGGAGCTAAGGTTGGTGTttaatcaattaaattaaattattgagaGCTGTCTCACTACTCCAAAATTGTCATCCTGCACTTTTTTTGGTGTGATTTAAAATGAGGAAGgactaaaaaaatttgtgttgcATGTTTGCAGAGTGATAAGAACTGGATTGTGCAAATGACAGCCATGAATATTCAGCAACTGCAGAGGTATAAGGAGGAGCTGAGAAAGAGGAACATGGAGGTTGAAGCCATTTTGGTGGCAAACGAAAAGGAGCGAGTGAATTGGAGCAAGATTAGATTAAGGGTGGCTAATCCAACATCAGGGGTTGATTCTATGCTGGAGGTTCTTAGGTGCTTGCAATATTTGGGGTTGAAAGCCAGAAATGTTCGATCTAATTTCTCTGCCCAGGAGTTTTCAGCAGAGCTGGAAATTGAAAccaaggtctctctctctctctccctcacaAAAGTattacaattatttttttctggttCTTTTCTTCAAATGCTAGCAAGGCTTGATAAATTAGAGAGTTCAAATCATTTGTCCCCTGTCAtcaagataaaagaaaaaaggaacaaatttGCTCTTCAAAATTGGAATAAGGTTGCTAAAAGACATTGCCTTCTTGCTTCTCATGAGCTGTCTTCCTTGCatattttcaacatttcaGCTCtattaattgatttgatttgttttttcttatttagaagttaaaattagatttgagaaaaagaaaggaggtTACATAATTGCCCATTTAATCACAAAAGTATTATATGTGTAGTTAAGGGATAAAATTAAACATACATGGAGTCATGTATATGCCTAACATAACTTGAAATTCGACTCTCGAACTCTCCACGTTTCTCTAATTTCAACCACATGTCACTCTCACTATTTACCAATCAAGGTTGAATAGTAAACCCAAAATCCCCAAATATTTATCACATATGATATGATACCGagttcattattttattttattttggagtgACACACCACCTTCCGTTTCTTGGCCAACAATGACACTGACACCTACGTCTAAAAGCTTTATGCATGGAAATAGATAGGAAGATATCAATAGAAAAGGGCAGTCTTATtcccaaattgaaatatagCAAAATGCACACGTGGTCTTTCTCACCAGTTACCCCTCGCggcctttttatatataattctgAACTTCCTCTATTTTATTGTACTTGTTGAAAGATTGGGGCCGCGGAGATAGAAGAGGCCTTGCAAGAAACCCTCTACGAAGCTGAGAGGAAACTTCGGTTTTCATTTCCAGGCAGGTGAAGGGAAGAAGATCCATTGAATTCTTTCCCCAAGAAAAGCAGCACTGATTGATTGCTAGCGTAAAGTCAGCTCAGTTGGCTTCACTTTTGACCTTTAGTATTGGATTTGgggtgaaaatgaaaataaatgggtccatttttgtttcttagtgGATTGAAAAATTGATGTCGTGAATTTGACTAACTTCCAAGCATGAAACTGTATTATTATACTCTAATTGAGCACGAGGATTAAGATATGGATGGTGTAATAATATAAGAATGGCTGATGAGCTATTTGTATtaggtgaaaaaaatatataaactaaTGATAAAAGAGCCCCCAACGTAGGGGTGGAGACTGGCTTGAAATTTCCCCATCATATTAAGTGTGTCCACTCTTTCAGGATCAAGTGTGGAAAATCGGTTCTAATCACGTTTCAGTATTATACAATAATTTCCGAAGTCGGCCATTTTGCATCCCTTTTTAAGTTTGGCTGACATAATCAAGCTGCAAAAACAACGTCTACCTGAGGAGTGAAAAATGCGATTGACCAGTTGAAGCTTTGAAAAGGAGGAGACTGGGAAACTACAGCCTAATTGACAGTCCAAAATGGAGACTATTTATCCTCATGGTGAGAAGACCAATAACGCAGCGTTGTCAGATTGACCACTCTATTGCCATGACCACTTTAGGGTCAAATTTGGTAAAATGTGTTAAATTCATATAGAGAACCCCATCAATTCAAGTATCGGTGCTTATAACATCGTTTGGCAGTAACTTTAAATAAGCCCTACTTCTCCATATAATCATTTAaaaccacgtaaaataattatacAGAGAAGTAATGCTCCATAAAACTGATTTTTGACCTATCCAAATTGGCAAGGTTAAATAACAAAACCCGCTTGTTGCTTTGAATCCTAATGCCTTAATTCAGAGGCCAAGTCCACTGTTAATCGCGTTCGCCTCATGAGCCAAGTTTCATTGATTTGATTCCCAATTCCATATCTTCATATAAATCATGTTCCATTCTAATGCGTTCTGGAGAGCAGTGACAATTCTAATGGGTTTCAATCAAGACAAACCTGGCATACACAAACTCGTAATTGGCTAGCAAATCAAAACTCCTAACCATATTGATGCCTCTAATTGTACACATCATATAATATGATATAAGTTGTGACTAACGAAACACAGATTTAAATTCAACTTCTCATacattaaatagaaaattgagATCATTCGTCTGAAACCCCAACTGTAAATTTAACTTCCATCTAAAGAGTAATTAACACAAGtcgaaacataaacaaaactgAATAGTAATGAGCAAAAATTTGATCGGCATCAAAGTCTTCAGAAACAACACGATTAGATATCTAGACAGCAGGAAAGGATCTCACTTAAGAGGAATGAACCTCGAAGAGTGGGTGGCACCAATACCAGGCCTACCGTGCTTGACAGGCTTGTATGAGATTGAGAACTCAGCAAGGTAGTGGCTGATCATTTCAGGCTTGATTTCAACCTGATTGAAGGTCTTACCATTGTACACACCAATAATGCTTCCAATCATTTCTGGCACTATAATCATGTTACGCAGATGAGTGCGGACTGGTTCTGGCTTTTCACCGGGTGGAGCCTCTCTTTTCTGTTCCAAGCAACAAAAAACTCATGATTAGCAACAAACTTTCTTCAGCCAATACAACCACCCGCAAGAAGACTCAAGAGGAACAAGGAACAAAAATACTTGATTCTGACACCAAAATAGTATTTTACAACATCAATGGTCATCTGTCACCAGCCATTAAACCAGACGATAACCAACACTGGCATTCAAGTGAAATTCCTATTTATATAAACCCACAAATACAAGTTCCACTACCAACAAGTGCATAAAAGTTACCAATCCATCAGTCGAAATATAGTTCTATGTAAATTCAATGATGGGAGAACAATGAATTTTCTGTAGTAAATTTACTCAAAAATTAGTTCAATTTGGTTTTCACT
This window encodes:
- the LOC18790534 gene encoding transcription factor bHLH92 isoform X1, which produces MNMDQYILEALEGEFLLHESLPVLNQRAFVPYTSRPITEKGLDKPPNSMNMNKRMVQFLRKSWAPATARIVTGDDCKERGFRHMLNERMRREKQKQSYMALHSMLPTGAKSDKNWIVQMTAMNIQQLQRYKEELRKRNMEVEAILVANEKERVNWSKIRLRVANPTSGVDSMLEVLRCLQYLGLKARNVRSNFSAQEFSAELEIETKVSLSLSLTKVLQLFFSGSFLQMLARLDKLESSNHLSPVIKIKEKRNKFALQNWNKVAKRHCLLASHELSSLHIFNISALLIDLICFFLFRS
- the LOC18790534 gene encoding transcription factor bHLH92 isoform X2; its protein translation is MNMDQYILEALEGEFLLHESLPVLNQRAFVPYTSRPITEKGLDKPPNSMNMNKRMVQFLRKSWAPATARIVTGDDCKERGFRHMLNERMRREKQKQSYMALHSMLPTGAKSDKNWIVQMTAMNIQQLQRYKEELRKRNMEVEAILVANEKERVNWSKIRLRVANPTSGVDSMLEVLRCLQYLGLKARNVRSNFSAQEFSAELEIETKIGAAEIEEALQETLYEAERKLRFSFPGR
- the LOC18791952 gene encoding 40S ribosomal protein S15-4, with product MADVETDVAAAGVPKKRTFKKFSFRGVDLDALLDMSTDELVKLFPARARRRFQRGLKRKPMALIKKLRKAKREAPPGEKPEPVRTHLRNMIIVPEMIGSIIGVYNGKTFNQVEIKPEMISHYLAEFSISYKPVKHGRPGIGATHSSRFIPLK